In one window of Silvanigrella paludirubra DNA:
- a CDS encoding inorganic diphosphatase, which produces MSVNPWHPWHSVSVGEKVPSIVTAIIEIPRGSKNKYEIDADSGLLFLDRVLSSPMFYPINYGFIPQTYCDDGDPLDVMVIGQDPVHPLSMMDVKVIGCMKMIDGGDADDKILAVHVDDPQFKHINDLKQMEEINPHYLKEIEQFFKTYKLLENKKVEIVGWCGKEDAEKIINESIDFYNRNKEMLKK; this is translated from the coding sequence ATGTCCGTAAATCCATGGCATCCTTGGCATTCTGTGAGTGTTGGTGAAAAAGTTCCATCAATTGTTACAGCAATTATTGAAATTCCTCGTGGCTCTAAAAATAAATATGAAATCGATGCGGATTCGGGATTGTTATTTCTAGATCGTGTTTTATCGAGTCCTATGTTTTATCCAATAAATTATGGTTTCATCCCACAAACTTATTGTGATGACGGTGACCCTCTCGACGTTATGGTTATTGGCCAAGATCCCGTTCATCCTCTCAGCATGATGGATGTAAAAGTGATTGGTTGTATGAAAATGATTGACGGTGGAGATGCTGATGATAAAATTTTAGCTGTTCACGTTGATGATCCTCAGTTTAAGCATATTAATGATCTTAAACAAATGGAAGAAATCAATCCTCATTATTTAAAAGAAATAGAACAGTTTTTTAAAACATATAAGCTTCTTGAAAATAAAAAAGTTGAAATCGTTGGCTGGTGTGGAAAAGAAGACGCTGAAAAAATAATCAATGAAAGTATTGATTTTTATAATAGAAATAAAGAAATGCTAAAAAAATAA
- the gcvT gene encoding glycine cleavage system aminomethyltransferase GcvT, producing the protein MSINEKLKITPLYDEHVALGARMVPFAGWNMPVQYSGVVEEHKCVRNQVGLFDVSHMGEINVTGRGALDFLQMMTVNDVSKIIIGQAQYNAFCYENGTIVDDIIIYRRGYDSFFICVNASNIEKDYSWLKEHAPKQGVILENLSDDYAQIAVQGPKSRELVSKVVDVKIADLAYYHFAEGKVLGVPSIIARTGYTGELGYELYIPSSAAPKIWKALMQAGSDYGIKACGLGARDTLRLECGYLLYGNDMDHTTTALECGLSWITKFEKNTFIGKEVLLNQKEKGLNKRLVAFEMQEKAIGRHGYKIYSSKDGEQEIGIITSGSPSPTLTKNIGMAYVTTDYSKIGSSIWIEVRGEKKLAMVVKKPFFVHGSVQG; encoded by the coding sequence ATGTCCATAAATGAAAAATTAAAAATAACTCCTCTTTATGATGAGCATGTCGCTTTAGGCGCAAGAATGGTGCCTTTTGCTGGATGGAATATGCCAGTTCAATATTCTGGTGTTGTTGAAGAGCATAAATGCGTGAGAAATCAGGTAGGACTTTTTGATGTAAGCCATATGGGAGAAATTAATGTAACAGGGAGAGGTGCTCTTGATTTCTTACAAATGATGACTGTGAATGACGTATCAAAAATAATAATCGGACAAGCACAGTATAACGCATTTTGTTATGAAAATGGGACGATTGTGGATGATATTATTATTTATAGAAGAGGATATGATTCTTTTTTTATATGCGTAAACGCAAGTAATATTGAAAAAGATTACTCTTGGCTAAAGGAACATGCTCCAAAACAAGGTGTAATTTTAGAGAATTTAAGTGATGATTATGCGCAAATTGCTGTGCAAGGGCCAAAGAGTAGAGAACTCGTTTCAAAAGTAGTTGATGTTAAAATAGCAGATCTTGCTTATTATCATTTTGCGGAAGGGAAAGTATTAGGTGTTCCCTCTATTATTGCCCGTACAGGTTATACAGGAGAATTAGGATACGAATTATATATTCCTTCTTCTGCAGCTCCTAAAATTTGGAAAGCATTAATGCAAGCAGGAAGCGATTATGGGATTAAAGCTTGCGGATTGGGTGCACGAGACACATTAAGATTAGAGTGTGGATATCTCCTTTATGGAAATGATATGGATCATACAACGACTGCTTTAGAATGTGGTTTGTCATGGATTACAAAATTTGAAAAAAATACTTTTATTGGTAAAGAAGTTCTTTTAAATCAAAAAGAAAAAGGTTTAAATAAGCGTCTTGTTGCATTTGAAATGCAAGAAAAAGCAATTGGTCGTCATGGTTATAAAATTTATTCTTCGAAAGATGGCGAACAAGAAATTGGAATAATTACAAGTGGTAGTCCGTCTCCAACATTAACAAAAAACATTGGAATGGCTTATGTGACTACAGATTATTCAAAAATAGGTTCTTCAATTTGGATTGAAGTCCGTGGAGAAAAAAAATTAGCAATGGTTGTAAAAAAACCGTTTTTTGTTCATGGTAGTGTACAGGGTTAA
- a CDS encoding glutathione binding-like protein: MMKFYFSTATCSTACHIAIEELGLDYTPIEVSWKRNLNVAELNKLNPLGSVPVLVTDQGKTLTQNTAILEYLADQKPSAQLLEKQGTFERNETMSWVAFVASDLQKAFTPFFHAKNITASETNQKEIIDFYTKKLHDLLSYIEDKLTNKEYIMGKNFTIADAYLFTILGWTKWVKINTKDHKNITNYMKRVYDRPAVQKVLNKEGLIDYLQ, from the coding sequence ATGATGAAATTTTATTTTTCTACTGCGACTTGTTCTACAGCATGCCATATTGCTATTGAAGAATTAGGATTAGACTACACTCCCATAGAAGTAAGTTGGAAAAGAAATTTAAATGTTGCAGAACTCAACAAGCTTAACCCCTTGGGGTCCGTGCCTGTACTTGTTACAGATCAAGGAAAAACCTTAACGCAAAATACAGCTATTCTTGAATACTTGGCTGATCAAAAACCATCTGCACAGCTCCTTGAAAAACAGGGAACTTTTGAACGAAACGAAACTATGAGTTGGGTAGCTTTTGTCGCGTCGGATCTCCAGAAAGCATTTACACCCTTTTTTCATGCAAAAAATATTACAGCATCCGAAACAAATCAAAAAGAAATTATAGATTTTTATACCAAAAAATTACATGATTTATTAAGCTATATTGAAGATAAACTTACAAATAAAGAGTATATTATGGGCAAAAACTTTACAATTGCAGATGCCTATCTTTTTACAATTTTAGGTTGGACAAAATGGGTAAAAATAAACACGAAAGATCATAAAAATATTACAAATTATATGAAACGTGTTTACGATCGCCCAGCAGTTCAAAAAGTTTTAAATAAAGAGGGATTAATTGATTATCTGCAATAG
- the gcvH gene encoding glycine cleavage system protein GcvH: MSYPENLKYTKEHEWIKIEGNTASIGVTKFAINQLGDVVFLELPKVGAILKQNDSFGTIESTKTVSELYTPASCTVTHVNNEIVDNPENLSLDAYEKGWLIKVEIKQEPTGLLTASEYEKYISGQD, translated from the coding sequence ATGTCATATCCAGAAAATTTAAAATATACGAAAGAGCACGAATGGATTAAAATTGAAGGAAATACAGCTTCTATTGGTGTTACTAAATTTGCAATAAATCAATTAGGTGATGTTGTTTTTCTTGAATTACCTAAAGTGGGAGCAATTTTAAAACAAAATGATTCTTTTGGAACCATTGAATCTACTAAAACAGTGAGCGAATTATATACTCCAGCATCCTGTACTGTAACACATGTTAACAATGAAATAGTTGATAACCCAGAAAACCTTTCATTAGATGCTTACGAAAAAGGTTGGCTTATTAAAGTTGAAATTAAGCAAGAACCAACTGGACTATTAACAGCATCCGAATACGAAAAATATATATCTGGACAAGATTAA
- a CDS encoding alpha/beta hydrolase, translating into MKTKTLIINDLYVAIHTPKNWNGHCVFYVHGGPGSHSKDFEEGLTHFNAFYESQLAFITYDQRGSGRSKIKENEIKTLNHRGNIEDLKTLLMATQEVFNLKLPPVLYGHSYGARLVYDYLWNNPKMDFKFILSGTSLHPNDCLNTSLGLDLLVLRNSQPKEFKKAVELISKANIEPYEISPEIRKLFSDLKMRQKERQKYYWVNENAMNWWNKIDSEHNVKDSDEAYFKIVSSFNDETFNSGSFNPCLLKQKSLYINGFHDYLMNGTIKFNIEDQSKIVRFNTSAHYPHFEEPELFIKTLLKFILDDN; encoded by the coding sequence ATGAAAACTAAAACTCTTATTATAAATGATCTCTATGTAGCAATCCACACTCCCAAAAATTGGAATGGCCATTGTGTATTTTATGTCCACGGCGGGCCAGGGAGCCATTCAAAAGATTTTGAAGAAGGCTTAACTCATTTTAATGCATTTTATGAATCACAATTAGCTTTTATAACTTATGATCAAAGAGGATCTGGCAGATCAAAAATAAAAGAGAATGAAATAAAAACTTTAAACCATAGAGGAAATATTGAAGATTTAAAAACTCTTCTCATGGCGACACAAGAAGTTTTTAATTTAAAATTACCACCAGTGTTGTATGGACATAGTTATGGTGCGCGTTTGGTTTACGACTACCTATGGAATAATCCAAAAATGGATTTTAAATTTATTTTATCTGGAACAAGTCTTCATCCAAATGATTGTTTAAATACTTCATTAGGGTTGGATCTTCTTGTTTTACGCAATAGTCAACCAAAAGAATTTAAAAAAGCAGTAGAATTAATCTCAAAAGCTAATATTGAGCCCTATGAAATTTCGCCTGAAATTCGAAAACTTTTTTCAGACTTAAAAATGAGACAAAAAGAAAGACAAAAATATTATTGGGTAAATGAAAACGCAATGAATTGGTGGAATAAAATAGACTCAGAACATAATGTAAAAGATTCGGATGAAGCTTATTTTAAAATAGTATCCTCATTTAACGACGAAACATTTAATTCAGGATCATTTAACCCCTGTTTACTAAAACAAAAAAGTCTTTATATTAATGGATTTCATGACTATTTAATGAATGGAACGATAAAATTTAATATAGAAGATCAAAGTAAAATTGTCCGCTTTAATACTTCAGCACATTATCCTCATTTTGAAGAACCGGAATTATTTATAAAAACGTTATTAAAATTTATTTTGGATGATAACTAG